One genomic region from Rosa rugosa chromosome 1, drRosRugo1.1, whole genome shotgun sequence encodes:
- the LOC133739714 gene encoding uncharacterized protein LOC133739714 gives MILSGLLHWISGGQPDKKLFEDYCCFSSSMTNKLSDEFPFPCGFTCNTEIHDYIEPRSFQADSANSQWQNAMIEETQALQAPGTWCLVPLPSSLLKHGIKSVECYWCVYLR, from the exons ATGATCCTCAGTGGCTTATTGCACTGGATTTCAGGAGGACAACCGG ATAAGAAGCTTTTTGAAGATTACTGCTGTTTTTCAAGCAGTATGACGAACAAACTCTCTGATGAGTTTCCTTTTCCCTGTGGTTTTACTTGTAATACTGAGATTCATGATTACATAGAACCAAGATCCTTTCAGGCTGATTCTGCTAATTCTCAGTGGCAAAATGCCATGATTGAAGAAACTCAGGCCTTACAAGCTCCCGGTACATGGTGTTTAGTTCCTCTTCCTTCAAGTCTTCTG AAGCATGGGATTAAGTCGGTTGAGTGCTACTGGTGTGTCTATCTCAGATGA